The Mesorhizobium sp. AR10 genome includes the window GTCGACGTGCTTGGCCTCAGCCTGCACGAGACCTGCGAGGTCTCAGGGGCGACACTGGCCGCGACCAAGGCGACGCTGCATCGCGGGCGGGCGCAGCTTCGCTTGCTGGCATCGGAGCCCGAACAGGCGGTCGTGCCCCGGCTCGATCCCGACGACGAGCGGCGCTTGCGCCGCTATGTCGACCTGTTCAACGCGCGCGACTTCGACGCCGTGCGGGCGCTGATTGCCGAGGATATCCAGCTTGAGGTCGTCAACCGCACCCGGCTGCGCGGCAAGGCGCAGGCGTCGACCTATTTCGGCAATTACGACCGCGTCAGCGACTGGGCACTGTCGCTCGGTTTTGTCGAGGACAGGCCGGCTATCCTGATCCGCGACCCGCAGGCGCCGGAGAGCGGCGTGCGCGGCTTCATGCTGGTCGAATGGCTTGAAGAACAGGTCATCCAGATCCGCGATTTCCGCTACGCGCCCTATTGTGTCGTCGACGCAGATATCCGCTTCATTGACGGTTGAGCGGAACGTCGAGCGGAGTGGGCATCGATGGCACCATCTCGCCGCGGCTCTTCACCGAACGGCGTGGCGATTTCCATCCGGCGAGTCGCAAGA containing:
- a CDS encoding sigma-70 family RNA polymerase sigma factor, with translation MDAMRKLDRPALEAMLAGLRPKLHRYCARMAGSVIDGEDIVQETMLKALQAVDAHAAVERPEQWLFRIAHNAAQDHLRRRNRERLRITEADMTTIEDLSSSADARLATATGLRSFMQLSLAQRSAVILVDVLGLSLHETCEVSGATLAATKATLHRGRAQLRLLASEPEQAVVPRLDPDDERRLRRYVDLFNARDFDAVRALIAEDIQLEVVNRTRLRGKAQASTYFGNYDRVSDWALSLGFVEDRPAILIRDPQAPESGVRGFMLVEWLEEQVIQIRDFRYAPYCVVDADIRFIDG